The genomic DNA GGCGCGATCACCGAATTCCACCTGTCCAACTAGAACGGCTTCGCGCGATTCCCCGGCGCCCGCGCCGGCCCGTCCGACGATGCGGCGCGGGACTGTTCCGCCGGCGAAGATTTGCGCTATAAGCGATTCAGTTTTTCCGAAGACCAAATCGACCAAATCGAGGTATTGCGATGGGCAAACTTGACGGTAAGGTTGCCGCCGTCACCGGCGGCGGACGCGGGATCGGCCGCGGAGTGGCGCGGGCGCTGGCCGCCCAGGGCGCCGCGGTCGTGGTCAACGACCTCGGCGTGAGTCTTGGCGGACAGAAGGAAACCGTTTCGCCCGCGGACGAGGTGGTCAAGGAGATCGTGGCTGCAGGCGGCAGGGCGGTTGCCAATCACATGGATATCGCGAGCGTCGCGGGCGGCGAGGGCCTGGTCAACCAGGCGATCAAGGAATTCGGCAAACTTGACATCCTGGTCAACGTCGCGGGCATCCTGCGCGACCGAATGATCTTCAACATGAGCGAGCAGGAGTGGGACGACGTTATCCGCGTCCATCTGAAGGGCCACTACTGCACAATCCGTCCGGCCAGCGCTCATATGCGCGAGCGCAAAACCGGACGCATCATCAACTTCTCCTCGAATTCCGCGCTCGGCAGCCCCGGCCAGCCCAACTACGGCGCGGCTAAGGCGGGCATCCTCGGGCTTACCTACAGTTGCGCGGTCTCGATGCAGAAGTACGGCGTGACGGTCAACGCGATCATGCCCGGCGCGGCGACCCGCATGACCGACTCGATTCCGGCCGGCCGGATGCCGGGTGCGAGCGGGCTTGCGGCGAGCGAGAGCGCCGAGGGCACGCCGCGCGACCCGGCCAACGTCGCGCCGATAATCGTCTATCTGGCGAGCGACCAGGCGGCCGAAGTGACCGGGCAGTGCTTCGGCGCGTCGGGTTACCGGATCTCGCGCTATACGCACATGAAGATGGACCGCACGATCATCAGCGACGGCCCGTGGGACATCGACAAGCTCTTCGAGATTTTCAAATCGACGCTTGGACAAGGGCTCGAAGCGGTGAACATGTTCGCCTGAGGGCGAAGCGGCGTGCGGATGCCTGGACGGCGCGTCAACGCCGTGCAAGCCGCCACGCGTCCGTGCAGGTCTGTGCTAACCTCGCCCGGTATGCCGCCGCAGCCGCAATTCCTCGTCGGTACCGCGTCGTGGACCGATCCGACGCTGGTGAAGTCGGACATCTTCTATCCGCCGTC from Candidatus Binataceae bacterium includes the following:
- a CDS encoding SDR family NAD(P)-dependent oxidoreductase, which encodes MGKLDGKVAAVTGGGRGIGRGVARALAAQGAAVVVNDLGVSLGGQKETVSPADEVVKEIVAAGGRAVANHMDIASVAGGEGLVNQAIKEFGKLDILVNVAGILRDRMIFNMSEQEWDDVIRVHLKGHYCTIRPASAHMRERKTGRIINFSSNSALGSPGQPNYGAAKAGILGLTYSCAVSMQKYGVTVNAIMPGAATRMTDSIPAGRMPGASGLAASESAEGTPRDPANVAPIIVYLASDQAAEVTGQCFGASGYRISRYTHMKMDRTIISDGPWDIDKLFEIFKSTLGQGLEAVNMFA